The genome window AAACGTTTGAAGAATTGAGCCAATTCAGTGTCTGtcgtaagatggccgccagtcacTAACACCAACGACAGGGCCTCAAGACTCCTAGTTTACACGTACCCGTGAAGCACGCTGAAAGAGAGCAAACACGGGTGGAATGGGCTCGGCTTGCGATTGGACGACGGCACGGGCCGGCGGGCGTGGCCGACTCACCGCAGTTGTCTCTGTCCCTGTCGTCCAtcagtccgtgccgtccgtccacgCCCAAAAGTCCGCAGGGGGGGGGAAAGTTATAGCTTTTGGAAATTTCCAATAATTTaaggaattttttttgcaaagtgtgctgaattttgcactcaccttgatccctctgtctgtccctgccgtccgtccctgccgtccgtccatgcccaaaagtccgcagaggagaaaaaaagttcaagtctttgaacattttccaatattttttttttggcaaagtgtgttgaattttgcactcaccttgatccctccgtctgtcccttgcctgccgtccgtccctgccgtccgtccctgccgtccgtccctgccgtccgtccctgccgtccgtccctgccgtccgtccctgccgtccgtccttgccgtcAATCTTTGCCGTCCATCTTTGCCGTCcgttcatgcccaaaagtccacgggggaaaaaaaggttcaagtctttgaaatttttccaataaattaattacatttttttagcaaggtgtgctgaattttgcactcaccttgatccctctgtccgtccgtgccgtccgtccgtgccgtccgtccgtgccgtccgtccgtgccgtccgtccgtgccgtccgtccgtgccgtccgtccgtgccgtccgtccgtgccgtccgtgccgtccgtccgtgccgtccgtccgtgccgtccgtccgtgccgtccgtccgtgccgtccgtccgtgccgtccgtccgtgccgtccgtccgtgccgtccgtccgtgccgtccgtccgtgccgtccgtccgtgccgtccgtccgtgccgtccgtccgtgccgtccgtccgtgccgtccgtccgtgccgtccgtccgtgccgtccgtccgtgccgtccgtccgtgccgtccgtccgtgccgtccgtccgtgccgtccgtccgtgccgtccgtccgtgccgtccgtccgtgccgtccgtccgtgccgtccgtccgtgccgtccgtgccgtccgtccgtgccgtccgaccgtgccgtccgtccgtgccgtccgtccgtgccgtccgaccgtgccgtccgtccgtgccgtccgtccgtgccgtccgtccgtgccgtccgtccgtgccgtccgtccgtccccaaAACTCAgcaggggagaaaagtgtccaaaactccactagggagaaaagcgTCCAaacctccactggggagaaaagtgtccataaatccacgggtaaaaaaaagtgtccaaaactccactggggagaaaagtgtccaaaactccactggggagaaaagtgtccaaaactccactggggagaaaagtgtccaaaaagtgtccaaaactccactggggagaaaagtgtccaaaaagtgtccaaaactccactggggagaaaagtgtccaaaaagtgtccaaaactccactggggagaaaagtgtccaaaaagtgtccaaaactccactggggagaaaagtgtccaaaaagtgtccaaaactccactggggagaaaagtgtccaaaactccactggggagaaaagtgtccaaaaagtgtccaaaactccactggggagaaaagtgtccaaaactccactagggagaaaagtgtccacaaatcaaaactcaatgaccaaaatacttacctgcaccggtaaaaaagtgtccaaaagtccaccggtaaaaaagtgtccataaatccacgggtaaaaaagtgtccaaaactccaccggggagaaaaagtgtccaaaactccaccggggagaaaaaaagtgtccaaaactccaccggggagaaaaagtgtccaaaactccaccggggagaaaaagtgtccaaaactccaccggggagaaaaagtgtccaaaactccaccggggagaaaaagtgtccaaaactccaccggggagaaaaaagtgtccaaaactccaccggggagaaaaaagtgtccaaaactccaccggggagaaaaaagtgtccaaaactccaccggggagaaaaaagtgtccaaaactccaccggggagaaaaaagtgtccaaaactccaccggggagaaaaaagtgtccaaaactccaccggggagaaaaagtgtccaaaactccaccggggagaaaaagtgtccaaaactccactggggagaaaaagtgtccaaaactccactggggagaaaaagtgtccaaaactccaccggggaggaaaaagtgtccaaaactccaccggggagaaaaagtgtccaaaactccaccggggagaaaaagtgtccaaaactccactggggagaagtgtccaaaaagtgtccaaaactccactagggagaaaagtgtccacaaatcaaaactcaaaagaccaaaatacttacctgcaccggtaaaaaaagtgtccaaaagtccacgggtaaaaaagtgtccaaaagtccacgggtaaaaaagtgttgtccaaaagtccacgggtaaaaaagtgtccaaacgtccacgggtaaaaaagtgtccaaaactccactggggagaaaagtgtccaaaactccactggggagaaaagtgtccaaaaagtgtccaaaactccactggggagaaaagtgtccaaaactccgatggggagaagtgtccataaatccatgggtaaaaaaagtgtccaaaactccactgtgaAGAAGTATCCATAAatccgccgtccgtccgtctgtgccgtccatccgtccatgccgtccgtccgtccatgccgtccgtccatccatgccgtccAGGTTGAACTTCACTTTAGTGTCCCGGAGGTACTGAGGCAGGCCGGCGTGGTGCAGTCAGACCAGGTGGCCCCAGGCCTTTTAGAACTCAAGCCGCTGTCCAGGAAGATGTCCGTCAacttaaaaaagccacacagggacagagtttagtctgctttctaaacaaacatttatagccttaattccatcgtgtacatacactacaacaagtgcatgccatacaatgtgtgtcaatcaatcacatttgcatttaacatcattaaccaaaactttgagcccattcgcaccgacaaataagtgtatttttacaaacaaaatcataggagtatgaacattagcttaactaacgctcatttagcatccacaataaagtacagttagaagcactacgtggactccctgctagcgtagcgattagccattcgcggctagcgctagcctcgtgctaatcgctcattagcatgatatttccacacacaaaaagacagttggaatcccgtaacaataaccaccgcgttaagaacaccgctcggttcttatgaatacttgcccaatacataatttagcaaaataacattaaaatttaagcttgaggtttaaccttaacccatgcttgcttagcggagctcaacatggcgatcttcagctcaaactaaaggcacacttgttcactataacaagtaagtaactcgtaagacatcaaaataaacgcacacttgttcattataacaagcaactaactcgtaagacattaaaataaatgttataattattgttataccTGACTGGCGTGCAATAGGTCTGAGATACAGTGTGCCTAGCCCCACCAcctgaagtcatttgaagttaatcagcgtgttttcgtctcagtgccctgtgattggctggcaagccatagttggccgtgataggctccagcatccctgcaacccctgcgaagtaaagcggtgcggaaaactattgaatcaatgaatgatttatt of Stigmatopora argus isolate UIUO_Sarg chromosome 5, RoL_Sarg_1.0, whole genome shotgun sequence contains these proteins:
- the LOC144074329 gene encoding uncharacterized protein LOC144074329; its protein translation is MDTFLPSGVLGTDGRHGRTARTDGTDGRHGRTARSDGTDGRHGRTARSDGTDGRHGRHGRTARTDGTDGRHGRTARTDGTDGRHGRTARTDGTDGRHGRTARTDGTDGRHGRTARTDGTDGRHGRTARTDGTDGRHGRTARTDGTDGRHGRTARTDGTDGRHGRHGRTARTDGTDGRHGRTARTDGTDGRHGRTARTDRGIKIDGKDGRQGRTAGTDGRDGRQGRTAGTDGRDGRQARDRRRDQDFWAWTDGRDGRQGQTEGSSYNFPPPCGLLGVDGRHGLMDDRDRDNCACFTGKPFLQSPGFGCSREEMP